The genomic segment CGCGCTCGTGGGCTGCGGGTCGGACAGCAAGAACGACAGCAAGACGTCCACATCCACGTCGACGTCCACCGCGACGTCCACCTCGAAAAGCACTGAGACATCGACGAGTCCGACGCAAGCCGCCGGCAAGAACAAGACCATTCAGGATTACCTGAAGGAGAACCAGATCACCGAGACGCCGGTCCACCGCGGCGATCCCGGTTCCCCGAACATCGATCTGGCGATGCCGCCGGGATGGTCCGACGCCGGGCCGCAGACGCCTGACTGGGCGTACGGCGCGATCGTGTTCGACAACCCCGAGGACAAGAACGATCCGCCGAGCATCATCGCGATCGTGTCGAAGCTGACCGGCAATGTCGACCCGAAGAAGGTTCTCGAGTTCGCGCCGGGCGAGTTGCAGAACCTGCCGGGTTGGGCGTCGCTCGGTGATGGCAGTGGCGCCAACAAGAGCACGCTGAGCGGTTTCGACGCCGTTCAGTTGGGCGGTAACTACACCAAGGACGGCAAGAAGCGGATCATCGCTCAGAAGACGGTGGTGATTCCCGGGCAGGACGGCCTGTACGTACTGCAGATGAACGCCGACGCCCTCGACGGCCAGGAGGGTCCGCTGATGGACGCGACCAGCGTGATCGACGAGAAGACCACGATCACTCCCTGAGCGGTGTCGTAAGGCGGCTGCCGGGGGCGTGTTGCGCACCGGCAGCCGCTTTTCAGTTCCGAGGAGATCCGTATGACGTCTGAAGAACCACAGGAACCTGAAGCGCCGAAAGTGTCGACGGGCCGGCGCCTCATCGCCTCGCTGAGTCCGCGCGCTGTGTGGTCGATGGCTGACCCTTATCCGGTGGTGCTCAAGCAGTTCGTGCAGTTCTGTCTGGTCATCGTCTATCCCGCGTGGGTCGTCGGGATTCTCGTTTCGGTGGCGTTCTACTTCACCGGCTACGCCGTGCTGTGGGTGTTGTTTGCGCCAATCCGATTGTGGATGAAGAAGAATCGGCCCGATGAGTATGCGGCGAGTCAGCTGAAGTAGCGAAAGCTCTATCCCCAGTTCGGGATTCATCCACAGATTGCTGTCGAGCGCTTCGATTTCTGTCGGTGGCGCGACTGTCTTGAGTCAAGAAGTTGGCAGGGTTTTGTGGTTAATGGTGGTTAGGTAGGCCTGCTGTGGTGTGCGGTCGTTGAGTGCTTGGTGTGGCCGGATGGTGTTGTAGATGATGCGGAAGCGGTGGGCTTCCATGTCGAGGGCGTCGCCGTCGCCGATGTAGCCGCGGAAGAGGTGCTCGTATTTAAGTGTCTCGAAGAATCTTTCGATGACCCCGTTGGTTTGGGGTGACTTGATGCGTGTGCGGATATGACGCAAGAGGGGATCGCTGCCGGTGAAGAGAGTTTGGAAGTCTTTTCCTCGGTAGCAGGACCCGTTGTCGGAGACGATGGCGATGGGTGCTGGGGTGCAACCGATGACGTTGTCTTGGTCATCGAAGACGTCCATGTCGCCGCGGTCTTGGCGAAGGTCGGCGAGGTTGAGCACGCGGGTGGCTTCGGCGACGGCCTGTTCTACGCACTCCACGGCGTCGCGGCCTCGAGAGGTCGGAGTGACGGTGAT from the Mycolicibacterium crocinum genome contains:
- a CDS encoding LpqN/LpqT family lipoprotein, translating into MNKMTAVATAGLAAVSLSFALVGCGSDSKNDSKTSTSTSTSTATSTSKSTETSTSPTQAAGKNKTIQDYLKENQITETPVHRGDPGSPNIDLAMPPGWSDAGPQTPDWAYGAIVFDNPEDKNDPPSIIAIVSKLTGNVDPKKVLEFAPGELQNLPGWASLGDGSGANKSTLSGFDAVQLGGNYTKDGKKRIIAQKTVVIPGQDGLYVLQMNADALDGQEGPLMDATSVIDEKTTITP
- a CDS encoding integrase core domain-containing protein, which encodes MAAKYAEEWPAWGYRKIAALMRADGHNVTNSSVQRALRRRGLLLPQGFRADRKSWAALRRRVFQDPPSERNRVWQTDFSEFETANGGLWRISAVIDYVSKYCLAITVTPTSRGRDAVECVEQAVAEATRVLNLADLRQDRGDMDVFDDQDNVIGCTPAPIAIVSDNGSCYRGKDFQTLFTGSDPLLRHIRTRIKSPQTNGVIERFFETLKYEHLFRGYIGDGDALDMEAHRFRIIYNTIRPHQALNDRTPQQAYLTTINHKTLPTS